The genomic stretch ttttgaattaaaaactcTTTTTGctccaaataaaatatttttgagccATATCCATGGTTAATTTTTGGAATTTTAAAAACGCATCTGCGTATTTCTATTCATGAAATAGTCCATACTAAAACTACTTTCATTGAACTACGTCCATTTCCACAATACTCAATTATCACTAGTGACATGACACAGGTCTCAATTCTGGAGCAATTAGCATTGAAACTAGTCGTCCGGCCATCTTATTGTAACAACGGAACTATAATTATAACCCATACGACCATTTTGGGTGACGCTTTTGTTGATTGTGGATGGAGATTATTTCTATGTTGTTTGTAATGGCTTCACAAGTGATcttgtttagaaataaattctGGTAGACGAGGTAAtactttcatttattaatattgaccTTACTTTTGACCTCGGtaataacaaaatttcattatataaaGCTTTCATAATCTATAAAATAGGTCTTTCAGCTTATAtgcataatacataataaataatatttttcataaatcaattttttacgCTAAGTTAAATACCTGAAAAGCCGAAAATATAAAGATGatataaaagaaatacttATCTTCGTCAAAGtttaccaatattataaattcccTTTGAATGTTTACTGTAACTGTGTcttgaaaaaaatgtacatTGCACTTACTTCAGATCACAGCGGCCAGAAAACTTTTCTTCAATTGATATGTACGACTTAGAAAATAATGGTAAAAGTTGCACCGTTATTCCGCGTATAGGCTCTAATTTTCCCTCCAAGCACACAATACAGTCGCAAAATATTTCAgctcatttaaaaaaagtccATCTGtgtgtacatacatatttgtGTAAACATATAATATGGATTGGAGCGTACTTCTGGCAATGTAAGTTGTAAATTTACTTTCATTTTATACCTATTTGataatagttaattaaataaatgttcaaaGCAGCTATAgccaattaattatttattagattttaatagaatatttCATTCTGTTTCATagatttatagataataaagcAAAAGTTCGATggtcaatttaaaaaaaatgtaagtaagtatgacaataattaaatagtgcttctagaagaagtttaattaaaaaataaatataaatttataaaggatagaaaataaatgtttgaatttgagtTATAAGTATTCGATACATccacttaaatatttatagatttcgCATTCATTTCTTGTTTggcattaaaatttgattgcACTGCAGCGAACCACTAATACTCATTTCACTATAATTTCGTTCTTCTATTTATCGTTCAAACTAAACCCGAAATAATACACAATACGGCCTGTTTTACCGCGAATAAAGTAGTAAGTAACAAAACCTATTATATGCAGGTAAAAATTTCATAGCGTTCGGGTTAAGTCGACTGCAactctattttaaatttaaatgtcatATCGCGCTACTAAACTTGCCGGCATTTCCCGTAAAGGAATAATTTTAGGTCATAAGCAAGCTCTTAAATTTTTCTTTCGGTTGAAATTACGTTTTAGTTCTACACAGCAAACattgttgttttttaaacTTGTTGTACTTAAGTATGGACTGAGGTTTTTCAAAAGGGCCAAGTTTCTAaatgttgaattatttttcGCGATTTCGTCCACTCAGTAGATTAAGTCTCATTTCATGTGCCAAACGGACCTCTGGACCTCTACCAAAAAAGTATAATGAAACTACATGCAATTCCACGCAGACTTGCTCTCAATCTGAACCtattaagtaggtaatcacaggaaaatattttaatatgttctaaGTACTCTTTGTTTAATTGGCTACcttactatatttatttatttactctttattgtacaaaatactaaaatgaaagtaaagcaaaaccattcaaaatgtaaaaatggCCGCCTTATGGCTCAAAgccatctctgccaggcaaacCTTAAGGCAAAGCACaaactatatactatataattattatcatctatTTTGATTTCAGTTTTCTCCTGGCTTCCACGGCTAACAGTAATGATGTGCAAAAGCGAGCACTTATCTTCCCGCCAACATCTTTATATGGagtaagtaaatttataaaagaaattacaaTGTATACATTCCCTACGTAGATATACGTTGGGaatgtatactaatattataaagttgaagaacGCGCTagtctcgggaactactgatcagatttgaaaaattctttcggtattagatagcccatttaacgaggaaggctatcatcacgctaagaccaacaggagtcgagcactgcgggtaaaaccacaaggcacagctagttgaaacataaaaactaaaatgtttCTTTACTATAGTATGATATTTCTTATGATAAGTGAAACTCAAATACCTTAGAAAATTTGGAAAATGTTTTATAGAAAAGTAAGTTTATCGTGACCCATTGAGCATGGAGCGTTTGATAAAAATGACCTCGGTCCCCTCGtatggggcagatgcatttcacatctgtttcactgatccaTTTTCTTTACGGgcaattaagtaattattcaATCGCCccaaaacaaaacataaagcTACCAATATAAACTGCATATCTATATATCTACCAGAGATCGAAGTAAAGTCatcttattacatttaaccAAAGATACCTAATAtgatatcactacatagtaaaaGAAAATCACTTCCCGCTGTCTGTCTGTCGGATTTTGTATAAAGAGAAAGgttagtatattttaattgttaagtACTAAACATCAAGGGCAGAAAGCTATTATagtttgtttataaacaagAGAATCAGTGAAGCAGACTGGAAATAGAATTAAAGCCATCTTCTAGAGTCTAGAAGATCGCTTTAATTTATCTAGAATCTAGACAATTTTCAAGCAAAATATcgttgaaatataaattaattttcaaatgttatttttagttattcgTCGCCATAGCTGTGCCGTTGGATATACCGGACAAAAACGTATTCGTATCTTATAACTTTGAGACCAACTTATCACCAGTCACTAACATCACGGAGATCGATGAAGTCTTGTTCCCGAATCTACCTGTAAGTTTAAACTTCTTTACTCTATGCAAAGAAATTATCTTATTTGATCTACAAAgcatttaatatgaatttagTGAAGTCcgatgtcccctagtggggtaaggggcagatgcattatacatctgtttcactgatcgattttctttagggacaagtaggtgatcagccttctgtatcctaccagaccgagacattttttttcttcatctccaccgggaatcgaacccaggactcCTCGATATTACGTTCACGCgttaaccactgtaccaaggaggcagTCAATATGAATTTAGGGTTGTctttatatatacctattttatttgttgCTTGAATGTAGAAAGGTAGATAACAGTTCTATTaggtaaaaatatgaaataatttgttttttggCGTATGCTTACTTACACTGAAATTCCTTTATTAATAACAGCTTATTGTGTGGAGGTTTAACTTTTACCAATTGTGAATCGGAATTGGGTAGTCATTAGTAAAATGAGACGCTTTCACTAGCACAATTcctaatcttaatatatataataatatataatcagTTCAGCAGCTTATTCAATACACAATTAGTGTGTAAATGTTAattctatttaataattaactttCTCTCTACATTGTAACACAAGAAAATTATACATGCTATTAAGGCATAATGTACGGGGCCAggaacaaattataaaatatagtaagcGTGAACAATAATGGGAAAGCGAGCAGCCCTTGACCTGACAGCGCATGTAGTACTATCAGGGCAACCTAGCATACTGAGCTTATAAACGATGTCAAGTAACGCGTGTGCTAATAACGTATTTCGCACGGGGAACTTTTGAGCAACATGTGTTTATGGCAGAGCAGGCATTAGGACGGATAGTCAACACCACACATAAACACTCGTAAAACCACCTACTTacagcaggggcaatattggaatagCACCCTTAATTGGCTCCttaattttgatgatttttattacataggcAAGCAGGGGCATTTTATAACAACTGAAATTACTCCGACCGCCGTGTAACTgagattgttccaatattgcccctgcggcaTGTACATGTGTATACAGGCTTTATACTGGTGAAAGGTGCTTTGGCGGtctttatattcatattatccGCTCTCTTCTTAAAGCAATGTCAAAATTGTTCGGGAGTACTGCAAGTGAATCGAAACTAAACTTAAACTACAAAGTTCGTTAGTCAAAGTTCGAACTCAAACTATTTCCTGAttcgtaaaaaattaaaaatttgtcGTAGGCAATTTCTCTACAGTCCGAGCTAGCAAGCAACTAGTAATTTAGGTAACGATTGTAgatgtagattgtaggtatATTGGTATTCTAAGTTTGTGATAAAAAATCCAATAAACGGCGTCTTTTTTATTGAACTGTTAAGAAGCTTCCAAATTACACTAGCAAATAAAAGCTTTAGATTATATTGGAATTAGTCCAAATGGTGCAAGTTACAATGTCGCAGAAAAGTTCTAaggttttatattatcaaaatatattttcgacTAGCTACAGAATAATAGCTTCACCCACAAATCTATAATTCTCATATTCTATGCTAAAATATATTGATCTTTTTTTCAGGTTATTTCAAGACATAGTAGGAGTATTACCAGGGAGTTGGCGTATATCGTTCtagaaacaaaatttaaagagtgagttatttaatatttttattaatcctAAAAACTCCAATCTTGCTTTATAGAAATGCAAATTTACCGccttctataatatttaataacacatATGCATTTAATgcatatattaaaatttaaaatattattctaaagATACAATACAAATCAGAAAGATGGTGTGTATATATCTACTTTACTAACCCAAAATTGTATCGTATTTGTAGTACAAAATCTACATTTACGTAGTAGAGagatagaaataaaacatacttCCAAGAGAACCACCTACCATGCACAAATTGATTTGGCACTAAGTCAGGATCCCACCAGTGTACGGCCAAAATGtaaataggctatatattatgtgaagtAGCTTAACTGTTACGTAAATCGCTTGATAAATTAGTAAATGatgattttatattcattgaaGATCGATAGCGAAATTCAAAATCTTTGTTGAAGACTCAGGAGATAATTGTTTGACATCATAGTTTTCGCCATCCGTATCGAACCTCACcacatatttacaataattgacaTACTCCCTGTACCTACATGgtaaagatttataaaaacGTTCTACACAACATATATCTCAAGAGATTAAGTTCCAACTTTACACTGAAATTCCTTTATTAAAGGAACGGTCTGAACGGAAGAGACTGCTTGCTGCGCAACATCTGTGAAGCGGCAGACACTCCCTTACACCACAATGGACTTTTGGGACATATTCTGCACATTATATTTACGTAAGTAAAATGTTTTGTCACATCTATACGTTTTCTcacatctacactaatattgtaaagctgaagagtttgtttgtttgaacgcgttaatctcaggaactattttacgatttgaaaaattctttcggtgtttgatagcccatttatcgaggaaggctatagggataggctatatatcatcatgatAGCCTATCCACactaacaggagtggagcaatgcggaTTAACCCTTAACTAGAGTCGTGAACAATTGTTACGTATGTATAGTCGTGGGTCCATTAGACCCATGTATTTTGAAATGatcataattacttatttatgcattttttttaggtaaatttaaataaaatatgatattttagtttataatgaatgcatattataaaaatcaacaattagaacttttatttacttaacatAATTTCACTCATAAAATCAGTCGTTGTTTTCTTACACAACAAAAAGgcgtcttaaaaaaaattataaatctcaacaaaattttcatttttttaaatcaattttttttatctaactAAAAAAAGTATGTTGCTTCttagaaaaaaacaaaaacaaaccaaaaactcttatataaaaaaatagcaatCCCTAATTACGTGCAagatttacaaattatatttgcacAAGTCATGCATATGGGCTCCCTGCCTTTAGTGCACAAATGATCAGAACTTTCACAATTAGATATTTCAGAGCTCGTGTCATTTTCTCTCTCGACAACAAAATCTACATCATCATCGGAAAACTCATTATCTGATCTAGTTTCTGCAATACGGGTAGGTGTTGAGTTTTCATCGGAGTCTTCATCATTTCTTAACAATTCTTCATTTAACCATTGTTCTAACATCTCTTCGTTATCAACACGGACACTTCTGAGATTCGACATAgcaataaactaaaaaaaaatacaataataaatttaataacgaAAATAAAAGAGTTACGTATCTATAGTCGTGGATCCAGTGGACCCCTCTAAAGgtcagtacctacctaaggaGTACCGAGCCGAACACGTCTGTCTCACAGGATACGCTCCGGCGTACTACAGGAAGGTACTGAGCAGTGGGAGGTTCTGCGGTAAGTGCCGTGGAGTAAACGAGACTTTAAAAACTCAACCTGGGTCCATTGGACCCACGACTCTAGTTAAGGGTTAAACCGCGGCGTTAACatgtaacattaaaatataacattaacatGGTATTGTTAAGATATTTGATGCAACGATTAAAGTTGcgttttgtgttattttttctatCACCAAGTATatgaattacaatttataaggCCAGATTTAAAATGATGTGTTGTGAccttagttattttttaagatgATGTATCAGTTAATTCAAAGTATAcctaaatacctaataaaactTACATACCTATGTTACTAATCGTTCAGTAAAAcagaactatatttttataaatattttttaatttattaaaatctattcgAATGTATGTACCTAAATACCTTTCCTACCTAAATCGATACAGCTACACTCCAATCTCTATGTTATAAGCATAGGATAATGAAAGATTCTACGAACGCGATATTTACTATTGAAAACTCACCTCTACTTACCTTATTTCCAGTCCATCATCATCAAAGGAAGAAGGCATCGACGATATATATTACGAAGCAGAATTAGACGGCCAGAATGGTGACTGCGATAAATACTATGATGCCTGTCCAGTCAGTCTGTTCGATATGATTACAAGACTTGTTATAACGCCACATTAAAAGGATTTTtgacaatttttgttttatttcctcGAAGGACCTTTTGTTTTAGATAAGAGATTGAATTGTGTGATAAAAAAGTTGGTATTGCAATTTCATCTATAATGTTTAATATcaactagctttctgcccgcggcctcgcccgcgttttcaaagaaaaacctgcattcccattcccgtgggatttccgggataaaacttatcatatgtgttaatccaagttaccctttaAATGTGTGctttatttcattgtaatcagttcagtagtatttgcgtgtaagagtaacaaacacacacatacacatccatcctcacaaactttcgcatttatagtaTTATACTATTGTAGTAGGAGTATTTCAAACAttgatcttttatttttgaattttttggccTTGATTTTTGAATCAAAATCTAATAACATACttaggtaatataatatataaaaagaatataTCTAAGTAACTCATTGGGTAAGGTACCTAATaggatgaaaataaaaaccaaataaatatttcgatCGTTTATTTGTGCATAAATATTACGTTATATTTGTAATTACATAACAgttgcttaaaaataaaaaaaaacccaaatccacattatattatgctaaAACAATGAAGTATCTTAATTCTCAAGGAAACAACAAATTAGCAATAGCCTAGAATAAacaagcaaataaaaaaatttggcAATTACATGGAAGAGATATagttattattcataattatataagtatgtttaaattacatttattggTTAAAATATCATTACACTAATACAcctttttaaactttttttttaatttttttgactTCATTATTTTGCTAAGAttctaaaatacattttttaaactaaatttcTACAATATTTGATGGTCGAGCATCGGTTTCTTTTAttccattatattatacactttcctaccttattatttactttcaaataataattcctAATAATGTGCtatataacttattatttaaaataataattatataaacttgtttaaattactattactggttataataacattacacTAACTTTTCGATTAACGATTTTcgtctaataataaatacttaattccTAAAGGTTGATTAACGCTATCATATGTGTTGGATTTGAACCGATTATTTTcgtgaaaattcaaaatgaaatACATACGAAATGATAAAATCTACTATAATATacacaccggcacaattagcggaacagaaaaaaaagtgAGACTATGAGATAATAACGCATATATTTGACGAAAATGTAATTAGACACAAAATAACAAGTTGATTAACATCTTTTAACAACGGCTTTGAAAAgtcttcgttattttttattgaaaaataaagaaatttgaaataagtgaaatttttagatgattatgaaccatcacaaaaaaataaaaaaggaagcattaaatgatttgacaataaaattaaagcaaaattaataacGAGTGTTTCCCCCTCTTGCTCTGATTACGGTTTCCATTCGTCTGGGCTTGCTACAGATTATGCTATCGATGATTTCTTGAGGCAACCGCTCTCACTCCTTAAGTAATGCGTTTCCAAGTTCATTTAGATTGTTGGGGGGTGGCATTCTGGATTTACGTGGCTCAGATATGCCTGTACCGATTGTGCACTATGAGCACGAGCATTATCTTGCATTAGAATAAAGTCGTCACCAATAAATGGGGCAAATGGTACAACATGTTCTTCTTAAATTTCTCTGATGTATTTATCTGCTGTCATGGTCCCTCCTGTGACTATCACTTACTCCGTGCGAGCTCTCAAACATATCCCTCCCCAAACCATAATCGAGCCGCCACCATAAGCCACTGTGTGTTCAAAGTAAGACTATATTTGGCGTGCTCTTCTGTGTCTCCATATTCGCTGTCTCCCATCGATctgttttaaaagaactctGCACTCATCAGTAAAGAGAACCTGCTGCCATTCGTTCAAATCCCAGACGATATTCTCGCGTATAGGTTTCTGTTccgctaattgtgccggtgtgtgtatatttatgactagattattttactaaaattataaaatacctttTCTATACTAAATTTCTACAATATTTGAACGTCGAGGAACGCTTTCTTTTATtccattatataaattatattatatactttcctacctattatttattttcaaaagtaTTTCTAATAATGTGCTATAGTTCAGTCGCGTTAAGAAAATATTGACTCGTAATTGCAACTGCATCGTAAAGGTGTATTCACATTGAAGcagaaattaaaacaatataggTACGTTtcaaaaaagtttaataataaaata from Colias croceus chromosome 16, ilColCroc2.1 encodes the following:
- the LOC123698691 gene encoding uncharacterized protein LOC123698691, which translates into the protein MDWSVLLAIFLLASTANSNDVQKRALIFPPTSLYGLFVAIAVPLDIPDKNVFVSYNFETNLSPVTNITEIDEVLFPNLPVISRHSRSITRELAYIVLETKFKENGLNGRDCLLRNICEAADTPLHHNGLLGHILHIIFTPSSSKEEGIDDIYYEAELDGQNGDCDKYYDACPVSLFDMITRLVITPH